In Miscanthus floridulus cultivar M001 chromosome 5, ASM1932011v1, whole genome shotgun sequence, one genomic interval encodes:
- the LOC136449745 gene encoding protein TPR1 isoform X2: MSSLSRELVFLILQFLDEEKFKETVHKLEQESGFFFNMKYFEEKVHAGEWDEVEKYLSGFTKVDDNRYSMKIFFEIRKQKYLEALDRHDRAKAVDILVKDLKVFSTFNEELYKEITQLLTLENFRENEQLSKYGDTKSARSIMLVELKKLIEANPLFQEKLVFPTLKASRLRTLINQSLNWQHQLCKNPRPNPDIKTLFTDHTCTPPNGARASPVSVPLAAVPKAGAAYPPLTVHTPFQPPPPGPSLAGWMANAAASSSVQSAVVAASSIPVPPNQESEQLMKRLRPGGHGVDEATYPAPIPQPAWSVDDLPRTVACSLSHGSNVTSMDFHPTRHTLLLVGSANGEFTLYEIGLRETLLSKPFKIRDINARSPQFQNAVTKDPSISINRVTWSPDGELIGVAFTKHLIHLHAYQPPNETRHVLEIEAHSGGVNDIAFSRPNKQLCVVTCGDDKLIKVWDMHGQKLFTFEGHEAPVYSICPHHKESIQFIFSTSLDGKIKAWLYDNMGSRVDYDAPGKWCTTMLYSADGTRLFSCGTSKEGDSYLVEWNESEGSIKRTYSGFRKKSAGVAGVVQFDTAQNHILAAGEDNQIKFWDVDNNNMLICTDAEGGLPALPRLRFNKEGNLLAVTTVDNGFKILANADGLRTLRALGSRPPFEAFRPQYEASSMKVSGAPVVASISPSIGRMDHLDRNSPAKPSPILNGGDTASRNIDIKPRISEEKPDKAKPWELMEVLSPQQCRVATMPETPDQTRKVVRLLYTNSGVGLLALGSNAIQRLWKWSRNEQNPSGKATASVVPHHWQPNSGLVMTNDTADTNPEEAVPCIALSKNDSYVMSACGGKVSLFNMMTFKVMTTFMPPPPASTFLAFHPQDNNIIAIGMEDSTIHIYNVRVDEVKTRLRGHQKRITGLAFSTNLGVLVSSGADAQLCVWTNDTWEKKRTVSIQMPAGKTPSGDTRVQFSSDQSHLLVVHETQLAIYDASKMERIYQWIPQDTLSASISHASYSCNSQLVFAAFTDGNIGVFDAENLRLRCRIAPSVINSNPPVHPLVIAAHPHEPNQFAVGLSDGSVKVLEPSESEGKWGTPAPADNGIPNGKTPASSATSNHAADQIQR; the protein is encoded by the exons atgtcgTCGCTCAGCCGCGAGCTCGTCTTCCTCATCCTCCAGTTCCTAGACGAGGAGAAGTTCAAAGAGACCGTGCATAA GCTTGAGCAAGAGTCAGGCTTCTTCTTCAATATGAAGTACTTCGAGGAGAAGGTTCACGCTGGGGAATGGGATGAGGTGGAGAAATACTTGTCAGGTttcaccaaggtagatgacaatagGTATTCGATGAAGATCTTCTTTGAGATCAGGAAGCAGAAGTATTTGGAAGCGCTTGATAG GCATGATAGAGCAAAGGCCGTAGATATTCTTGTCAAGGATCTTAAAGTCTTCTCAACATTCAATGAGGAGTTATATAAGGAGATAACACAGCTTCTCACTCTTGAGAATTTTAG GGAAAATGAACAGTTGTCTAAGTATGGGGATACTAAATCAGCTCGAAGTATTATGCTGGTTGAGCTAAAAAAACTTATTGAAGCCAACCCCCTTTTCCAGGAAAAACTTGTCTTCCCGACTCTTAAGGCATCACGCCTCCGAACTCTAATTAATCAAAG CTTGAATTGGCAGCATCAGCTTTGTAAGAATCCTCGTCCAAATCCAGATATCAAGACTTTATTTACTGACCATACGTGTACTCCACCCAATGGAGCTCGTGCATCACCGGTATCTGTACCACTGGCAGCTGTTCCAAAGGCTGGCGCCGCATATCCACCACTCACAGTTCATACT CCATTCCAACCTCCTCCACCTGGTCCATCTTTAGCTGGTTGGATGGCGAATGCAGCTGCCTCTTCATCTGTTCAGTCTGCTGTTGTAGCAGCATCATCAATACCTGTTCCGCCCAATCAAG AGTCAGAGCAACTAATGAAGCGCTTGAGGCCTGGTGGACATGGCGTTGATGAG GCCACATATCCTGCTCCCATCCCTCAACCTGCATGGTCAGTGGATGATCTTCCAAGGACAGTTGCTTGTTCATTGTCACATGGATCTAATGTAACTAGCATGGATTTTCATCCAACTCGCCATACACTGCTTCTAG TGGGATCTGCCAATGGTGAATTTACACTTTATGAGATCGGTTTGCGTGAAACATTACTTTCAAAGCCCTTCAAAATTCGGGACATAAATGCACGCTCACCGCAATTTCAG AATGCTGTTACCAAAGACCCTTCCATATCCATTAATCGAGTTACCTGGAGCCCTGATGGAGAATTGATTG GAGTTGCATTCACGAAACATTTGATCCATCTACATGCATATCAACCACCAAATGAGACACGACACGTCCTAGAG ATTGAGGCTCATTCTGGAGGTGTGAATGATATAGCATTCTCCCGACCAAATAAGCAACTTTGTGTGGTTACATGTGGAGATGATAAACTGATAAAG GTATGGGATATGCATGGACAGAAATTATTCACATTTGAAGGGCACGAGGCGCCTGTGTATTCTATATGTCCACATCACAAAGAGAGTATTCAG TTCATCTTCTCAACTTCCCTTGACGGAAAAATTAAGGCCTGGCTTTATGACAATATGGGATCTAGGGTGGACTATGATGCTCCTGGCAAGTGGTGTACTACTATGCTATATAGTGCTGATGGGACTAG GTTGTTCTCATGTGGAACGAGCAAAGAGGGAGACTCATATTTGGTTGAGTGGAATGAAAGTGAAGGATCTATCAAGAGGACTTATTCTGGATTCCGTAAAAAGTCAGCTGGTGTTGCTGGTGTAGTGCAGTTTGATACAGCTCAGAATCACATTTTGGCTGCTGGTGAAGATAACCAGATTAAATTTTGGGATGTTGATAATAATAATATGCTGATCTGCACAGACGCTGAAGGAGGCCTCCCA GCTCTTCCTCGCTTGAGGTTCAATAAAGAAGGCAATCTTCTTGCTGTTACTACTGTGGACAATGGTTTTAAGATACTTGCAAATGCTGATGGACTCAGAACTCTACGCGCATTAGGGAGCCGGCCTCCTTTCGAAGCATTTAGGCCTCAATATGAAGCTTCTTCTATGAAG GTCTCAGGTGCTCCTGTTGTTGCTAGCATCTCTCCTAGCATAGGACGAATGGATCACTTGGACAGGAACTCTCCTGCAAAGCCATCTCCTATACTG AATGGTGGGGATACAGCATCAAGAAACATAGATATAAAGCCAAGAATCTCAGAAGAGAAGCCTGATAAAGCAAAACCTTGGGAACTAATGGAGGTCCTAAGTCCCCAGCAATGCCGTGTAGCAACAATGCCAGAAACTCCTGACCAGACCAGAAAG GTTGTCCGACTTCTGTACACAAATTCTGGTGTTGGGTTGCTAGCACTAGGGTCTAATGCCATTCAAAGGCTATGGAAATGGAGTCGAAACGAACAAAATCCGAGTGGAAAA GCCACAGCCAGTGTTGTGCCACACCATTGGCAGCCAAATAGCGGTCTTGTCATGACAAATGATACAGCAGATACCAACCCAGAGGAGGCAGTCCCATGCATTGCACTCTCAAAGAATGATTCCTATGTGATGTCTGCTTGTGGTGGGAAGGTTTCTTTATTTAACATGATGACATTTAAG GTGATGACAACATTCATGCCACCTCCACCAGCATcaacatttttagcatttcacccTCAAGACAATAACATCATAGCAATAGGAATGGAAGATTCAACCATCCACATATACAATGTCAGGGTAGATGAG GTAAAAACTAGACTCAGAGGACATCAAAAGAGGATAACTGGGTTGGCATTCTCCACCAACCTTGGTGTACTTGTTTCTTCAGGCGCCGATGCACAG CTCTGTGTGTGGACCAATGACACCTGGGAAAAAAAGAGAACAGTCTCGATACAAATGCCAGCTGGAAAGACTCCTTCAGGAGATACACGGGTCCAGTTTAGTTCTGACCAAAGTCACTTGCTAGTAGTACATGAGACTCAACTAGCCATATATGATGCATCAAAAATGGAGAGGATCTATCAG TGGATACCCCAGGACACATTGTCAGCTTCCATATCACATGCATCATACTCATGTAACAGCCAGCTAGTTTTTGCTGCCTTCACTGATGGTAACATAGGTGTTTTTGATGCGGAGAACTTGAGATTAAGATGTCGAATTGCGCCATCGGTGATAAACAG CAATCCACCTGTTCACCCTCTTGTCATCGCCGCACATCCCCATGAGCCAAACCAATTTGCGGTCGGGCTGTCAGATGGGTCTGTTAAGGTGCTGGAGCCATCGGAATCCGAAGGGAAATGGGGAACGCCCGCTCCGGCAGACAATGGCATCCCCAACGGCAAGACGCCAGCTTCGTCGGCTACTAGTAACCATGCTGCGGACCAAATCCAAAGATAG
- the LOC136449745 gene encoding protein TPR1 isoform X1 encodes MSSLSRELVFLILQFLDEEKFKETVHKLEQESGFFFNMKYFEEKVHAGEWDEVEKYLSGFTKVDDNRYSMKIFFEIRKQKYLEALDRHDRAKAVDILVKDLKVFSTFNEELYKEITQLLTLENFRENEQLSKYGDTKSARSIMLVELKKLIEANPLFQEKLVFPTLKASRLRTLINQSLNWQHQLCKNPRPNPDIKTLFTDHTCTPPNGARASPVSVPLAAVPKAGAAYPPLTVHTPFQPPPPGPSLAGWMANAAASSSVQSAVVAASSIPVPPNQAVSMLKRPTITDYQSAESEQLMKRLRPGGHGVDEATYPAPIPQPAWSVDDLPRTVACSLSHGSNVTSMDFHPTRHTLLLVGSANGEFTLYEIGLRETLLSKPFKIRDINARSPQFQNAVTKDPSISINRVTWSPDGELIGVAFTKHLIHLHAYQPPNETRHVLEIEAHSGGVNDIAFSRPNKQLCVVTCGDDKLIKVWDMHGQKLFTFEGHEAPVYSICPHHKESIQFIFSTSLDGKIKAWLYDNMGSRVDYDAPGKWCTTMLYSADGTRLFSCGTSKEGDSYLVEWNESEGSIKRTYSGFRKKSAGVAGVVQFDTAQNHILAAGEDNQIKFWDVDNNNMLICTDAEGGLPALPRLRFNKEGNLLAVTTVDNGFKILANADGLRTLRALGSRPPFEAFRPQYEASSMKVSGAPVVASISPSIGRMDHLDRNSPAKPSPILNGGDTASRNIDIKPRISEEKPDKAKPWELMEVLSPQQCRVATMPETPDQTRKVVRLLYTNSGVGLLALGSNAIQRLWKWSRNEQNPSGKATASVVPHHWQPNSGLVMTNDTADTNPEEAVPCIALSKNDSYVMSACGGKVSLFNMMTFKVMTTFMPPPPASTFLAFHPQDNNIIAIGMEDSTIHIYNVRVDEVKTRLRGHQKRITGLAFSTNLGVLVSSGADAQLCVWTNDTWEKKRTVSIQMPAGKTPSGDTRVQFSSDQSHLLVVHETQLAIYDASKMERIYQWIPQDTLSASISHASYSCNSQLVFAAFTDGNIGVFDAENLRLRCRIAPSVINSNPPVHPLVIAAHPHEPNQFAVGLSDGSVKVLEPSESEGKWGTPAPADNGIPNGKTPASSATSNHAADQIQR; translated from the exons atgtcgTCGCTCAGCCGCGAGCTCGTCTTCCTCATCCTCCAGTTCCTAGACGAGGAGAAGTTCAAAGAGACCGTGCATAA GCTTGAGCAAGAGTCAGGCTTCTTCTTCAATATGAAGTACTTCGAGGAGAAGGTTCACGCTGGGGAATGGGATGAGGTGGAGAAATACTTGTCAGGTttcaccaaggtagatgacaatagGTATTCGATGAAGATCTTCTTTGAGATCAGGAAGCAGAAGTATTTGGAAGCGCTTGATAG GCATGATAGAGCAAAGGCCGTAGATATTCTTGTCAAGGATCTTAAAGTCTTCTCAACATTCAATGAGGAGTTATATAAGGAGATAACACAGCTTCTCACTCTTGAGAATTTTAG GGAAAATGAACAGTTGTCTAAGTATGGGGATACTAAATCAGCTCGAAGTATTATGCTGGTTGAGCTAAAAAAACTTATTGAAGCCAACCCCCTTTTCCAGGAAAAACTTGTCTTCCCGACTCTTAAGGCATCACGCCTCCGAACTCTAATTAATCAAAG CTTGAATTGGCAGCATCAGCTTTGTAAGAATCCTCGTCCAAATCCAGATATCAAGACTTTATTTACTGACCATACGTGTACTCCACCCAATGGAGCTCGTGCATCACCGGTATCTGTACCACTGGCAGCTGTTCCAAAGGCTGGCGCCGCATATCCACCACTCACAGTTCATACT CCATTCCAACCTCCTCCACCTGGTCCATCTTTAGCTGGTTGGATGGCGAATGCAGCTGCCTCTTCATCTGTTCAGTCTGCTGTTGTAGCAGCATCATCAATACCTGTTCCGCCCAATCAAG CTGTCTCCATGTTGAAACGCCCAACTATAACAGACTATCAAAGTGCAGAGTCAGAGCAACTAATGAAGCGCTTGAGGCCTGGTGGACATGGCGTTGATGAG GCCACATATCCTGCTCCCATCCCTCAACCTGCATGGTCAGTGGATGATCTTCCAAGGACAGTTGCTTGTTCATTGTCACATGGATCTAATGTAACTAGCATGGATTTTCATCCAACTCGCCATACACTGCTTCTAG TGGGATCTGCCAATGGTGAATTTACACTTTATGAGATCGGTTTGCGTGAAACATTACTTTCAAAGCCCTTCAAAATTCGGGACATAAATGCACGCTCACCGCAATTTCAG AATGCTGTTACCAAAGACCCTTCCATATCCATTAATCGAGTTACCTGGAGCCCTGATGGAGAATTGATTG GAGTTGCATTCACGAAACATTTGATCCATCTACATGCATATCAACCACCAAATGAGACACGACACGTCCTAGAG ATTGAGGCTCATTCTGGAGGTGTGAATGATATAGCATTCTCCCGACCAAATAAGCAACTTTGTGTGGTTACATGTGGAGATGATAAACTGATAAAG GTATGGGATATGCATGGACAGAAATTATTCACATTTGAAGGGCACGAGGCGCCTGTGTATTCTATATGTCCACATCACAAAGAGAGTATTCAG TTCATCTTCTCAACTTCCCTTGACGGAAAAATTAAGGCCTGGCTTTATGACAATATGGGATCTAGGGTGGACTATGATGCTCCTGGCAAGTGGTGTACTACTATGCTATATAGTGCTGATGGGACTAG GTTGTTCTCATGTGGAACGAGCAAAGAGGGAGACTCATATTTGGTTGAGTGGAATGAAAGTGAAGGATCTATCAAGAGGACTTATTCTGGATTCCGTAAAAAGTCAGCTGGTGTTGCTGGTGTAGTGCAGTTTGATACAGCTCAGAATCACATTTTGGCTGCTGGTGAAGATAACCAGATTAAATTTTGGGATGTTGATAATAATAATATGCTGATCTGCACAGACGCTGAAGGAGGCCTCCCA GCTCTTCCTCGCTTGAGGTTCAATAAAGAAGGCAATCTTCTTGCTGTTACTACTGTGGACAATGGTTTTAAGATACTTGCAAATGCTGATGGACTCAGAACTCTACGCGCATTAGGGAGCCGGCCTCCTTTCGAAGCATTTAGGCCTCAATATGAAGCTTCTTCTATGAAG GTCTCAGGTGCTCCTGTTGTTGCTAGCATCTCTCCTAGCATAGGACGAATGGATCACTTGGACAGGAACTCTCCTGCAAAGCCATCTCCTATACTG AATGGTGGGGATACAGCATCAAGAAACATAGATATAAAGCCAAGAATCTCAGAAGAGAAGCCTGATAAAGCAAAACCTTGGGAACTAATGGAGGTCCTAAGTCCCCAGCAATGCCGTGTAGCAACAATGCCAGAAACTCCTGACCAGACCAGAAAG GTTGTCCGACTTCTGTACACAAATTCTGGTGTTGGGTTGCTAGCACTAGGGTCTAATGCCATTCAAAGGCTATGGAAATGGAGTCGAAACGAACAAAATCCGAGTGGAAAA GCCACAGCCAGTGTTGTGCCACACCATTGGCAGCCAAATAGCGGTCTTGTCATGACAAATGATACAGCAGATACCAACCCAGAGGAGGCAGTCCCATGCATTGCACTCTCAAAGAATGATTCCTATGTGATGTCTGCTTGTGGTGGGAAGGTTTCTTTATTTAACATGATGACATTTAAG GTGATGACAACATTCATGCCACCTCCACCAGCATcaacatttttagcatttcacccTCAAGACAATAACATCATAGCAATAGGAATGGAAGATTCAACCATCCACATATACAATGTCAGGGTAGATGAG GTAAAAACTAGACTCAGAGGACATCAAAAGAGGATAACTGGGTTGGCATTCTCCACCAACCTTGGTGTACTTGTTTCTTCAGGCGCCGATGCACAG CTCTGTGTGTGGACCAATGACACCTGGGAAAAAAAGAGAACAGTCTCGATACAAATGCCAGCTGGAAAGACTCCTTCAGGAGATACACGGGTCCAGTTTAGTTCTGACCAAAGTCACTTGCTAGTAGTACATGAGACTCAACTAGCCATATATGATGCATCAAAAATGGAGAGGATCTATCAG TGGATACCCCAGGACACATTGTCAGCTTCCATATCACATGCATCATACTCATGTAACAGCCAGCTAGTTTTTGCTGCCTTCACTGATGGTAACATAGGTGTTTTTGATGCGGAGAACTTGAGATTAAGATGTCGAATTGCGCCATCGGTGATAAACAG CAATCCACCTGTTCACCCTCTTGTCATCGCCGCACATCCCCATGAGCCAAACCAATTTGCGGTCGGGCTGTCAGATGGGTCTGTTAAGGTGCTGGAGCCATCGGAATCCGAAGGGAAATGGGGAACGCCCGCTCCGGCAGACAATGGCATCCCCAACGGCAAGACGCCAGCTTCGTCGGCTACTAGTAACCATGCTGCGGACCAAATCCAAAGATAG
- the LOC136449745 gene encoding protein TPR1 isoform X3, producing MSSLSRELVFLILQFLDEEKFKETVHKLEQESGFFFNMKYFEEKVHAGEWDEVEKYLSGFTKVDDNRYSMKIFFEIRKQKYLEALDRHDRAKAVDILVKDLKVFSTFNEELYKEITQLLTLENFRENEQLSKYGDTKSARSIMLVELKKLIEANPLFQEKLVFPTLKASRLRTLINQSLNWQHQLCKNPRPNPDIKTLFTDHTCTPPNGARASPVSVPLAAVPKAGAAYPPLTVHTPFQPPPPGPSLAGWMANAAASSSVQSAVVAASSIPVPPNQAVSMLKRPTITDYQSAESEQLMKRLRPGGHGVDEATYPAPIPQPAWSVDDLPRTVACSLSHGSNVTSMDFHPTRHTLLLVGSANGEFTLYEIGLRETLLSKPFKIRDINARSPQFQNAVTKDPSISINRVTWSPDGELIGVAFTKHLIHLHAYQPPNETRHVLEIEAHSGGVNDIAFSRPNKQLCVVTCGDDKLIKVWDMHGQKLFTFEGHEAPVYSICPHHKESIQFIFSTSLDGKIKAWLYDNMGSRVDYDAPGKWCTTMLYSADGTRLFSCGTSKEGDSYLVEWNESEGSIKRTYSGFRKKSAGVAGVVQFDTAQNHILAAGEDNQIKFWDVDNNNMLICTDAEGGLPALPRLRFNKEGNLLAVTTVDNGFKILANADGLRTLRALGSRPPFEAFRPQYEASSMKVSGAPVVASISPSIGRMDHLDRNSPAKPSPILNGGDTASRNIDIKPRISEEKPDKAKPWELMEVLSPQQCRVATMPETPDQTRKVVRLLYTNSGVGLLALGSNAIQRLWKWSRNEQNPSGKATASVVPHHWQPNSGLVMTNDTADTNPEEAVPCIALSKNDSYVMSACGGKVSLFNMMTFKVMTTFMPPPPASTFLAFHPQDNNIIAIGMEDSTIHIYNVRVDEVKTRLRGHQKRITGLAFSTNLGVLVSSGADAQ from the exons atgtcgTCGCTCAGCCGCGAGCTCGTCTTCCTCATCCTCCAGTTCCTAGACGAGGAGAAGTTCAAAGAGACCGTGCATAA GCTTGAGCAAGAGTCAGGCTTCTTCTTCAATATGAAGTACTTCGAGGAGAAGGTTCACGCTGGGGAATGGGATGAGGTGGAGAAATACTTGTCAGGTttcaccaaggtagatgacaatagGTATTCGATGAAGATCTTCTTTGAGATCAGGAAGCAGAAGTATTTGGAAGCGCTTGATAG GCATGATAGAGCAAAGGCCGTAGATATTCTTGTCAAGGATCTTAAAGTCTTCTCAACATTCAATGAGGAGTTATATAAGGAGATAACACAGCTTCTCACTCTTGAGAATTTTAG GGAAAATGAACAGTTGTCTAAGTATGGGGATACTAAATCAGCTCGAAGTATTATGCTGGTTGAGCTAAAAAAACTTATTGAAGCCAACCCCCTTTTCCAGGAAAAACTTGTCTTCCCGACTCTTAAGGCATCACGCCTCCGAACTCTAATTAATCAAAG CTTGAATTGGCAGCATCAGCTTTGTAAGAATCCTCGTCCAAATCCAGATATCAAGACTTTATTTACTGACCATACGTGTACTCCACCCAATGGAGCTCGTGCATCACCGGTATCTGTACCACTGGCAGCTGTTCCAAAGGCTGGCGCCGCATATCCACCACTCACAGTTCATACT CCATTCCAACCTCCTCCACCTGGTCCATCTTTAGCTGGTTGGATGGCGAATGCAGCTGCCTCTTCATCTGTTCAGTCTGCTGTTGTAGCAGCATCATCAATACCTGTTCCGCCCAATCAAG CTGTCTCCATGTTGAAACGCCCAACTATAACAGACTATCAAAGTGCAGAGTCAGAGCAACTAATGAAGCGCTTGAGGCCTGGTGGACATGGCGTTGATGAG GCCACATATCCTGCTCCCATCCCTCAACCTGCATGGTCAGTGGATGATCTTCCAAGGACAGTTGCTTGTTCATTGTCACATGGATCTAATGTAACTAGCATGGATTTTCATCCAACTCGCCATACACTGCTTCTAG TGGGATCTGCCAATGGTGAATTTACACTTTATGAGATCGGTTTGCGTGAAACATTACTTTCAAAGCCCTTCAAAATTCGGGACATAAATGCACGCTCACCGCAATTTCAG AATGCTGTTACCAAAGACCCTTCCATATCCATTAATCGAGTTACCTGGAGCCCTGATGGAGAATTGATTG GAGTTGCATTCACGAAACATTTGATCCATCTACATGCATATCAACCACCAAATGAGACACGACACGTCCTAGAG ATTGAGGCTCATTCTGGAGGTGTGAATGATATAGCATTCTCCCGACCAAATAAGCAACTTTGTGTGGTTACATGTGGAGATGATAAACTGATAAAG GTATGGGATATGCATGGACAGAAATTATTCACATTTGAAGGGCACGAGGCGCCTGTGTATTCTATATGTCCACATCACAAAGAGAGTATTCAG TTCATCTTCTCAACTTCCCTTGACGGAAAAATTAAGGCCTGGCTTTATGACAATATGGGATCTAGGGTGGACTATGATGCTCCTGGCAAGTGGTGTACTACTATGCTATATAGTGCTGATGGGACTAG GTTGTTCTCATGTGGAACGAGCAAAGAGGGAGACTCATATTTGGTTGAGTGGAATGAAAGTGAAGGATCTATCAAGAGGACTTATTCTGGATTCCGTAAAAAGTCAGCTGGTGTTGCTGGTGTAGTGCAGTTTGATACAGCTCAGAATCACATTTTGGCTGCTGGTGAAGATAACCAGATTAAATTTTGGGATGTTGATAATAATAATATGCTGATCTGCACAGACGCTGAAGGAGGCCTCCCA GCTCTTCCTCGCTTGAGGTTCAATAAAGAAGGCAATCTTCTTGCTGTTACTACTGTGGACAATGGTTTTAAGATACTTGCAAATGCTGATGGACTCAGAACTCTACGCGCATTAGGGAGCCGGCCTCCTTTCGAAGCATTTAGGCCTCAATATGAAGCTTCTTCTATGAAG GTCTCAGGTGCTCCTGTTGTTGCTAGCATCTCTCCTAGCATAGGACGAATGGATCACTTGGACAGGAACTCTCCTGCAAAGCCATCTCCTATACTG AATGGTGGGGATACAGCATCAAGAAACATAGATATAAAGCCAAGAATCTCAGAAGAGAAGCCTGATAAAGCAAAACCTTGGGAACTAATGGAGGTCCTAAGTCCCCAGCAATGCCGTGTAGCAACAATGCCAGAAACTCCTGACCAGACCAGAAAG GTTGTCCGACTTCTGTACACAAATTCTGGTGTTGGGTTGCTAGCACTAGGGTCTAATGCCATTCAAAGGCTATGGAAATGGAGTCGAAACGAACAAAATCCGAGTGGAAAA GCCACAGCCAGTGTTGTGCCACACCATTGGCAGCCAAATAGCGGTCTTGTCATGACAAATGATACAGCAGATACCAACCCAGAGGAGGCAGTCCCATGCATTGCACTCTCAAAGAATGATTCCTATGTGATGTCTGCTTGTGGTGGGAAGGTTTCTTTATTTAACATGATGACATTTAAG GTGATGACAACATTCATGCCACCTCCACCAGCATcaacatttttagcatttcacccTCAAGACAATAACATCATAGCAATAGGAATGGAAGATTCAACCATCCACATATACAATGTCAGGGTAGATGAG GTAAAAACTAGACTCAGAGGACATCAAAAGAGGATAACTGGGTTGGCATTCTCCACCAACCTTGGTGTACTTGTTTCTTCAGGCGCCGATGCACAG TGA